Below is a genomic region from Treponema sp. OMZ 798.
ATTTATAAAATCAAGACGCGGGGATTCAGGCGGTTGAGCCCCAAAGATCATACATCCGTTTAAAAAAAAGCTTAAAACAATAAAAATAAATATTTTTTTCATAAATTCTGCAACCTCTTATCTCTTATCGGGTCTAACTATAAGAGAATTTAGCTAAATTTATTTATAAAAGGAAGATCTTATGGCAAATCTTAATAAAAAGCCCTGGGCTTTTTTGGATGAGTGGAGAGGTAAAAAATTTAAAGGCGAGTGGCCGACCCTCCCTGAAATGTTTGAAATTACCGCAGAACGGTATCCTAAAAGAAATTGTTTTACGGTATTTGAACCCGATCGTATTACCCTTTCATATGCTGAAAGTTTAAAGGTAATCAGAGACTTGGCTTATTGGATGACCGAAAACGGAGTTACAAAGGGAGATCATGTTGCCGTTTCAGGGAAAAACTCCCCCGAATGGGCTGTCGTATATCTGGCTGCTCTCTTTGCAGGGGGAATAATAATTCCTATAGACTACGGTCTTCATAATGAAGAGATTGAAACCTTATTAAAAACTGCAAAGCCCAAAATGTTCTTTGTGGATGAGGAAAAATTCGGCTTTTTTGAAGAAAAAGCAAAAACCGAGGCTTATGTGGGTTCACTTTATTCTTTAAGTAAAAAACATCCCGAAATTTATGTATATAACTTAAAACCCAATGGTACGCCTGAGCTTGCAAAGGCTGAAGAAGGCGATACGGCTGCCATCCTTTTCACCTCAGGTACGACGGGAAACCCCAAGGGTGTTATGCTTACTCACAAAAACTTTGTTTCCGACTGCTATATAGCCCAGTCTAATTTAAATATTTATCACACGGATGTATTCTATGCTCTTTTGCCGCTTCATCACTCGTATACGATGCTTGCGGTATTTATCGAAGCTCTTTCGGTTGGTGCAGAATTGGTTTTCGGCAAGACTCTTGCCGTATCAAAGATGCTTGCCGAGCTTAAAGCCGGAAAAATCACGATGCTTTTGGGCGTTCCGCTCTTGTTTAATAAACTGCTTGCAGGTATCTTCAAAGGCATAAAGGCTAAGGGTGCCGTAGTTTTCGGTATTATCAGGGCCTTGATGGGAGTTTCTTACTTCTTTAAAAAGGTATTTAAGGTAAATATCGGCAGCAAGCTCTTCCACGGCATTTTGGACAAGGCCAGCTTAGGAAATGTGCGTATCGCTATCTGCGGAGGCGGCCCCCTTGCTCCCAATGTATGCAGGGCTTATAACGAGTTCGGTATCGACTTTGTTCAGGGCTACGGTTTGACTGAGACCTCCCCCATTGTTGCTCTTAATCCCAAGGAACACTTTAAGATAGCCAGTGTCGGACAGTATTTTATTTCTTATATGGAAATGAAAATCCTCGATCCGGATGAAAAGGGAATAGGCGAGGTTGCTGTAAAGGGGCCGATGGTTATGCAGGGCTACTACAACATGCCTGAAGAAACAGCCGAAGTGCTTTCACCCGACGGCTGGTTTAGGACAGGAGACCTCGGCCGGCTGGATGATGAGGGCTATCTCTATCTTTGCGGACGGGCTAAGAACCTCATAGTTACTGCCGGAGGAAAAAACGTCTTCCCCGAAGAAATTGAGAACATGTTCCAGCTTTATTATAATGAGATTGAACAGATTACAGCTGCGGGTTATCAGGCAGAAGAAGGCGAGGAAGTTGAAGCCCTTGTTTATCCCTCGGATGAACTTTATAAAAAGCTCAATATGACACGCGGCACAAGCGAAGGCGATGCAGCCGTTCAAAAAGAAATCGATGCCATTATCGAAACTGTAAATAAGAAGCTTTTACCTTATCAGCGGATTACAAAGACAACTTATCTGTCCGAACCGCTTGAAATGACCACAACCAAAAAAGTAAAGCGTTTTAAGAAGTAGGTAGTTATAAAAAGGAACCTCTAAGAGCTTCAGTTTTTTAGAGGTTCCCATATCTTTTAAGATGGAAAGATGTTTGAAATGGGCCTTGCAATATGCAGCAAAACCATGTATACTAAACACCAATGATATGGAAACGCCCGGACAGCAGTTGCAAACATTCTCACCAAAAAATTACAAAAAGTTTTGAAAAAGCTCTTGACATAAAGTACCGCATAGGGCAAGCTTCACAGCTGATAGGTGCCTGTGCTCAGATAAATTTACAATCAAACACAAACAAATTTACTCACATAAAGTACCGCATAAGGGCCGTAGTACGCTTTTATGCGTTTTTTATATTACACCGCAAGGAACGCAAAGCATTGAGCTTTGCTCAAGTTCGCAGAGGATTATTAAGGAATGTCTTATAAAGACTCTATTAAAACCTTTTGTGTCCTTGGCGTGCTCGGCGGTTAAATTAAAAATTAACTTTGACAGGAGGAATTTATGACAAAGTTTAAAACAAATAAGAAGAAAGCAAAAGCCTTCACAGTTAAGGGAGCCGCGGTGCTCATCACAGCCGCAATATTGGCAGTAGGGCTGCTTTTTACCGGCTGCCCCAATAGTGCGGGCGGTTCGGGCTCAGGCAGTTCCGGCGGAGGCGGAACGCCGCCCACGCCGCCCAATGTAGGTTCTGTTGAAGATACAGGCGACGGCTTTATAAAAATAATACCGCCTGCAAACGGCATCACAGGCGTTGCCCCTAACTACGACTTACCCGGAAGTGAAGCTTGGTGGAAAGGCGTATTCCGTGCAGGCCGAAAGGTAAAATTAAGCCCCTACAAGCTCGGCAAGACGGAGGTAACGTATGAGTTATGGCATTCTGTACTCAAATGGAATACTGATAATGCTAAGGGATACATCTTTGCCAATCAGGGCAGGGAAGGAAGCGGCGGAGGTGAAGGAACAGCCCCCACAGATGAAGGGAAAAATGAGCCTGTAACGACTATAAGCTGGAGGGACTGCATTGTGTGGTGTAATGCGTATACGGAAAAAGAAAAAGGAATAGACGCATGTGTATACCGCAACAAAGACAATCACGATTTGGTATTAAAAGACGCAACGGCAGAAGCTGCTTGTGATGCAGCCTATGCTGAGATGAGTAAAAAAGGCTTTAGACTTCCGACTGAAGCCGAGTGGGAGTACGCAGCCCGTTGGCAGGGAAGCGATAAAACAAATGCGGCACAATACGGCGATGTATGGCTGACCAAATTGAACAGTGCAAGCGGAGCGAAAAAGCCCATAGGCTTTAGTGGTCTGACCTTACCTGAAGGAGAGACTTGGGAAAGTTTACGTGATGAAGTTACGAGGGTAGCGGTGTATGATGAATGGTGGGACGGAAGTAATTGGGTAGACCAACCAACAGAGGTAACTAAGACGGCTGCAGTTAAAAGTAAAGCTGCGAATGCTATTGGATTATACGACATGTCGGGAAATGTTTGGGAATGGTGTTTTGACTGGTATGGCAGCATAGGAGCAGGAGAGGTTATCGATCCTCAAGGGGCCGCGTCGGGTCTTAACCGCGTCTTTCGTGGCGGCAGTTGGGTCAACTACGCGCTCGACTGCGCTGTAGGCGTACGGGACTACGGCAGTCCTGGCCGCAGGAACGGCATTCTTGGCTTCCGGCTGGCTTGGTGCCCTTGAGTTCACGCATTTGTGCGTAGGCGGGTAAGCAGTGGAGGGCGCAGCGTAAGCCGCCCGTAACGGCGCACCTGCCAAAGCACAAATGCGTAGATGCGGTGCAGTACATTTTTTGAAGCAAAGATGAAACTGCACTGAGTAGCCGCTTTAGCGGCTCGAAAATTTTTGAGTAAAAAACGGTATGGACTTTATAAGGTGGTGCGTCGGGTACTAACCGTGTTAAACGCGGCGGCAGCTGGAACAATAACGCGAACAACTGCACTGTAGGCAAACGGAACAACAACAGTCCTGACAACAGGAACAACAATCTTGGTTTCCGCCTGGCTTGCGTATTGTAATAGGATTTTATGCCGGTAATGCTGCCGGACGAATGTCAACCGGTTTCTGCTCTTCGCTTTCGGTATGCAGCAAGTTAAAATGCCGCATCTAAACAAAAAAAACACCCCATCGTTCCTGATAGGGTGTTTTTTTGTTTAGGCTTTAGCCTATTCTTCTTGTTCTTCCATAAAGGCCTTGGCTTCTGCTATGATTTCATCGGCAATTTTGCCCGAAATCGGGTCATAGTGATCAAAGGACATTTCAAAAGAACCCGTACCGCTTGTCATCGAGCGGAGGTCGATTGCATAGCGCAAAAGTTCTTTATGCGGAACTTGGGCTCTGATTTCTTCGATGCCGCTTGCAGGAGAAGATTGTCCCAGTATCCTTCCTCGGCGGGAAGAAAGGTCGCTCATTATGTCTCCTAGGTAGCTGTTTTCAACAAAGACGGTTAGGTTCATAATTGGCTCAAGGAGGATGGGGCCTGCATTGCGCATTGCATCCTTAAAAGCATTTCGGGCAGCAATCTTGAAGGCCATTTCCGATGAGTCTACGGGGTGTTCTTTACCGTCAAGAACGGTTACGGCAACATCCACTACGGGGTAGCCAGCCGAAACGCCCTTTTCCATAGCCTCAATAACGCCCTTTTCAACGCCGGGTATGTAGCCCTTGGAGATGGCTCCTCCGAAAACTGCGTTGGTAAACTTGTATTTTTCGCCTCGGGGGAGGGCTTCAATGGCCAAAACAACCCTTCCGAACTGTCCGTGTCCGCCCGACTGTTTTTTGTGCGTGTATTCAGCCTGAGCTTTGCGCTGAATTGTTTCTCGATAGGCAATGCGGGGGATTGAGGTTTGGATTTCTACCTTGGATTGCTTTTTGACCTTATCCAAAACTATGCTTGTATGTAAGTCGCCCATGCCTGAAAGGACATTTTGCTTTGTTTCGGCATTGAATGCGAATGAAAGGGTCATATCTTCTTCGCAAGCTCTAAAGAGCTGCTCGCTGACCTTATCGTCATTCTTTTTATCTATTGCCGAAACGGCCAAAGAGTAGATGGGCTCGGGTGTTCTAAGCCGTACAAAGGGTACTGCATCGGCAGAGGCAGCCAAGGTATCGTTTGTCTTTGTGCTTGCAAGCTTTACCAAAACGCCTATGTCTCCTGCGGCAATTTCTTTTACCTCGCTGAGCTTTTTACCCAAGATCTTATAAATCTTACCGACTCTTTCCTTTTTTTCTTCTCTAAGGTTGAAGACCTCGGAGTCGGCTGAGAGGGTTCCCGTAATAACCTTTACATAGGAAAGACGGCCTGAGAACTGGTCGTTGGAGGTTTTTACTACAATGGCCGAAAGAGGGGCTGAAGGATCCAGTTTAACTGAGATTTCTTCTCCTTCCTTTGTAACTCCTCTTTCCAGGGCTCCTTCCGGTGAGGGGAGAATTTCGCTTATAAAGCGTAAAAGAGATGTAAGACCCGAATTATTGAGGGCTGAACCTGCAAAAAGAGGAACAATTCTATTGTCTGCCATAGCGAGGGTAAGACCTCGGCTTATTTCTTCAGGTGAAAGCTCCCCTTCATCTATAAATTTTACAAGTAATTCCTCATCACCTTCGGCAGCAGCTCCGGCTAAAACTTCCAGGGCTTCCTTGTACTTATCTTGATATTCGGCAGGAATTTCGGTTTCTACTTCTTTTCCGCCTTCGATTTTATAGGCCTTTCCGTGAAGCACGTCTACAACGCCCTTAAAATCGCCGCCTAAGCCCATGGGAAAGCTTACAGGGAAAACGTCTACCTGAAACTGTTTTTTAACGTCGGCTATACAGTTATCGAAGTCGGCCCTGCCTTCATCCATCTTATTTGCAAAAACCAAGCGGGGCTTGTTTCTTCTGTCGAGGTCGCGCCAGTACTTGATTGTTTCGATTTGTACGCCCGATCTTCCGTCTAAAACTATGAGGGCTGATTCGGATGAGCGGAAGGCTGCGATTACTTCACCGATAAAATCAGAAGCTCCGGGAGTATCCCAAATGTTTATGAGCTTATCGTCTTTTTGTAAGTTAACTAAGGTTGAGTAAATAGATATTTTTCGATCGATTTCTTCCTGACTGTAGTCCGTCACGGTTTTTCCCGAGTCTACCGATTCTGCCTTATCGATAAGGCCCGAAACATAGAGCAAGTGTTCCACAAGACTGGTTTTGCCCGATTGACCGTGTCCGGCAACGGCGATGGTTCTGATTTTATCCGTTGTAAATCCCATAAAAACTCCTTTTATATAAAGCGTAAAAGCTTAAAAATTTAATCACAGAATAAGGATACACTATATTTTCAAAAATTGCAAGGTTAAGAATGTAGAAAATTTATTCTTATTTTTTATTTTAAACGACCATATTAAATTCCATATCGGGATCGAATAAAGGTAGAATGCAAAAAGGCCGGCTTTGCCGGATACATTTAATATTTCGAGGGGGACGCTCATGGCGATTGCCCACGGTATTAGGGCAACGACTATTATCGAAGAGTTTTCGAGGCTGATGGCCATTTTTTCTTTGGGCATCAGGTCCCTACACAGCTGATAGGTTAAGATTGAGCCGAGGGTTTGGTTACAGGTGACGGCGCCTGCGACTATTGAAGTAACCAGTACTGCTCCGAAGCTGCTGATTTTTTCGGCTATTACCTTTGTACACTTTTTTAAGAGGCTTAGGATTTCCGTTTCTTCAAAGATGCCTGCGTAGGCAGAAGAAATAGCTACAATGAAGCAAACCTTGACCATAGAAATAGCTCCTCCTCCGCTCATCATTGCATTTAATTCTTCACTTGAAGTTTTGTAGCCGAGGACTGCAAAGCGTAAAAGGTTTACTATGCTTTCTTTTTGAATAAAGAGTGCGGCGGCAAGGCTTGCAATTATGCTTATGATCATTGTTTTTTTTACCCTTACCTTAAAAACAGAAAGAACTATTATGAGGGCTGCGGGAACTATTGTTATAATATTGAGGTTATAGTGGCTGTAAAAAAGAGCTGTTACATCGGTTTCTATGTTTTCTGTTTTTGAGGCAAGGCCTAAGAGCAAATAAAAAATACAGCTTAAAATAAAGGGAACTATCGAAGTTTTAATCATTCCCCTTATGTTTTCAAAAAGATCGGTTTCGGTAATTTCGCTTACAAGGATTGCACTTGTGGACATGGGTGAGCATCTGTCTCCAAAAAAAATGCCGCTTAAAATAGCCCCTCCTGCATGGAGCTCATTTATTCCCATAACCCTTGCTATCGAAATGCAGATTACGCCCATGGTTGCGGCTGTTCCGAAGGCAGAGCCTATCATAACCGACAAAAAACTGCAAAGTAAAAAACTCAAAAGTAAAAAGATTTGAGGAACAATCAGTTTTGAGCCTATTACTATGATTGCAGGGATGGTTCCTGCTGCTCTCCATATTGCGGTGATTATTCCGAGAAGCATAAAAACCATAACTATGTTTTTAATCTTTAAGATTCCTTTAGCAGACATTTTAAGCAGCTTAGAAACAGAGTGACCCTCATAGATTCCGTAAGTTAAAAATATAAAATACCCTGCCAAAAGAGAATACAGGATTTGAATATTGAATATAAGGCAAAAAATTAAAAATACTGCAAAAGCCGATAAGGCTATTATACCTGCCATAACCGAAATTATATCAATATTTGTATGAATTTACAATTGGAGAAAGGCGGATTTTCTTTTCGGCTTGATTTTATTTTGGAATAAGAGTAGAATTAACTATCGGCTTTATCTTAAGGAGGTTAATATGTCTGATATTATTTATATTGAAGGCCGCGAGATTTTAGATTCGCGGGGAAATCCTACTGTAGAAGTTGAGGTTCAGTTAAGCGATTTTAGCTACGGACGGGCCTGTGTTCCTTCAGGGGCTTCTACCGGAGAATATGAGGCTTTGGAAATGAGGGACGGCGATAAGAGCCGCTACATGGGAAAGGGTGTTTTGAAAGCTGTTGACCAAGTTAATACGGTTATTGCCGAGGAGCTTGACGGGGCTGATGCCTTGGATCAGGCCGAGATAGACAACATGCTTCTCAATCTTGACGGTACCGAAAATAAATCCAAGCTCGGCGCAAATGCTATGCTCGGTGTTTCGATGGCCGTAGCACGCGCCGCTGCCGACAGCTTAGGCCTGCCGCTTTACCGCTATTTGGGAGGCGTTCATGCAATGCAGATGCCTGTTCCCATGGCAAATATAATAAACGGAGGACGCCACTCCGACAACAAGATAGATTTTCAGGAGTATATGATTATGCCTGTGGGAGCTCCATCAATCCGTGAAGGCATAAGGATGACTGCTGAGGTTTTCCATGCTTTAAAAGATATTCTAAAAAAAGACGGACATGTTACGGCTGTAGGCGATGAGGGCGGTTTTGCTCCCAACATCGAAAATGTTCAAGCTCTGGACTACATAATGAAGGCGATTGAAAAGGCAGACTACAAGCCCGGCAAGGATATAGTAATCGCCTTGGACTGCGCTTCTTCGGAGCTCTTTGATGCAGGCGGCAGAAAGGGCTACAAGTTCTGGAAGTCCGAGCCTTCTAAAATTTTAAATGCAGATCAAATGATAGATTTGTTTAAGGATTGGATAAACAATTATCCGATTGTTTCTATTGAAGACCCTCTCGATCAAAACGATTGGGAAGGCTACGCAAAGATGACAAAGGAACTGGGAAACCGGATTCAGATTGTAGGCGACGATTTTTTTGTAACAAACACAAAGAGGCTTGCCCGCGGTATTGAAGAAGGAGCTTGCAATTCTATCTTGATAAAGCTTAACCAAATCGGAACGGTTACCGAAACAATCGATGCCGTAAGAATGGCTCAAAAGGCCGGCTACACTGCCGTTATTTCGCACCGCTCAGGCGAGACCGAGGATGCCTTTATTGCCGACTTGGCCGTAGCCCTCGAAACCGGACAAATTAAAACCGGTTCAATGAGCCGAAGCGACCGCATAGCAAAATACAACCAGCTTATGAGGATCGAAGATGAGCTCGGCTACAACGCCCGCTATGCAGGCATGGCAACATTTGCAAACCTGATAAAAAATAAAAGATGATAGTTTTAACCGGCGGGTCCATTTAGGTCTTGCCGGGTTTTTATTATATGGGGAAATAAATATTTTTGTGAGAGTATGAAAAAACTTTTTTATCTTATTTGTATTTTGTTATTGCTTTTTTCTTGTTCCGTTGAAAATCATAACAATGGTGTTCCCGAAAAATGTTTTGATCTTTCAAATGAAAAAGATAGAATATACATTGAGGATAAAGGTAATTTTTGGGAATTATATAAAATAGAAAATTTAAAAAAATGTTCCGTTTATGTGTCTGAAAATATAGTTAATTTTAATTTTTATTTTTCGAAAGATGTAAATGTGACTAGTATTAAAAATACACAAACATTTTTTTCTCATGTTATAACTAAAACATCAAAGAAATATCCTTCCGCTTATGAAGATATTGATAAGTTTATTAAAAACGATACTATTGTTAAACTGCGTATTTTTGTAAATAACAGAATTTTATTATATACTTCTTTTGATTTTAAAATAAACGAATTCGACTACTATGAAAATATTGATATTGATATAGATAGAACTATAGGAAATGTTGATGTAGAAAATTTTGTAAAAGATTTAAAATCTATAAACAAGAATATTGAAAATGTAAAAATATTTAAAGCTTTGAAAGGGTCTGTTGTTTGTGTTGTGATAGATACAAAATCTAAAATTGATAAAATTCAAGAAGCCGAAATTTGTAAATATGCGGAAAGTAGAATAGCTTCTGAATTTGAAAGGGTATCAAAAGATTTATATGGAATGAATATGGATGCTTTAGGACTGTATTTGGAAATTAGATTTAGTAATATTAAAATTTTTGAAGGTACTTATCTTAACGGAGATAAAAAAAGATGGGCTAATATTGATTGGTATAATTTTGATTTTTTTAATTTGGGAAATGAAATATGAAAAAATTTGGAATATGCATTATAATATTGACTGTAATATTTGTAATTCTTGCTAGAACAGATAAGTATTATGCCAGCGGAAAATTAATTTTTGATACAACAGATATTATAAATGGCAATTATTATTTAACTAATAAAGAAGATATGGAAAATATTCAGGTATCAGCTTTACAGTGGTATTATACTAACATTCTGGTTAGTATTTTATTAGTATTATGGATTTTAACAGGCTTATTGTATTTGTATGTGATGGGGCGCCATGTCTTGCCTTATTTCTGGTATAAAAAATATGATCATATGTTTGATGAAAGCTGATTTTTGTTCGTTGTTAAAATAAATAGTTTTTGCTATGAAAACAAAATTTTGCATTTATTCACAAGCAAACTATCTCTTTCGGACAGCGATTGAAAGGGAGCAAAAGCAATTTATAAAAATTGCTTTTGCTGTACATCTTTCCGCAGTAATTTCTGCGGAAAGATACCGAAGCGCTAGCAAAGCCCTGAAAAGAGCGGTGCACAATTTTGTTTTCTTCGTAATGCTAAAAAACAAAATTGAGCAGTCCGCCAAAATAAAATTATTACTAAACCTCCCCACTGACAGGACTTTTGGAAATAGGCGGAGCAGTAGTACATTATCCAAACTGTAAATCGTAAAATAATCTTAACGTATCAGTCCCTATTGTACAAGACATTCCAAAGTTGAAGTTTTTCGGTCATATCGCAGTTTTCGTAATCATCGGTCAGCCTCCATTGCCAGTTTGTACCCAGAGTCGATGGAGCGTTCATTCTTGCTTCCGAATTTAAAAATAAAAGATCCTGCATCTGAACGCCAGCAAAATCGGCGACGGAAGAAAATGTTGTGCGG
It encodes:
- a CDS encoding long-chain fatty acid--CoA ligase produces the protein MANLNKKPWAFLDEWRGKKFKGEWPTLPEMFEITAERYPKRNCFTVFEPDRITLSYAESLKVIRDLAYWMTENGVTKGDHVAVSGKNSPEWAVVYLAALFAGGIIIPIDYGLHNEEIETLLKTAKPKMFFVDEEKFGFFEEKAKTEAYVGSLYSLSKKHPEIYVYNLKPNGTPELAKAEEGDTAAILFTSGTTGNPKGVMLTHKNFVSDCYIAQSNLNIYHTDVFYALLPLHHSYTMLAVFIEALSVGAELVFGKTLAVSKMLAELKAGKITMLLGVPLLFNKLLAGIFKGIKAKGAVVFGIIRALMGVSYFFKKVFKVNIGSKLFHGILDKASLGNVRIAICGGGPLAPNVCRAYNEFGIDFVQGYGLTETSPIVALNPKEHFKIASVGQYFISYMEMKILDPDEKGIGEVAVKGPMVMQGYYNMPEETAEVLSPDGWFRTGDLGRLDDEGYLYLCGRAKNLIVTAGGKNVFPEEIENMFQLYYNEIEQITAAGYQAEEGEEVEALVYPSDELYKKLNMTRGTSEGDAAVQKEIDAIIETVNKKLLPYQRITKTTYLSEPLEMTTTKKVKRFKK
- a CDS encoding Na+/H+ antiporter NhaC family protein, with the protein product MAGIIALSAFAVFLIFCLIFNIQILYSLLAGYFIFLTYGIYEGHSVSKLLKMSAKGILKIKNIVMVFMLLGIITAIWRAAGTIPAIIVIGSKLIVPQIFLLLSFLLCSFLSVMIGSAFGTAATMGVICISIARVMGINELHAGGAILSGIFFGDRCSPMSTSAILVSEITETDLFENIRGMIKTSIVPFILSCIFYLLLGLASKTENIETDVTALFYSHYNLNIITIVPAALIIVLSVFKVRVKKTMIISIIASLAAALFIQKESIVNLLRFAVLGYKTSSEELNAMMSGGGAISMVKVCFIVAISSAYAGIFEETEILSLLKKCTKVIAEKISSFGAVLVTSIVAGAVTCNQTLGSILTYQLCRDLMPKEKMAISLENSSIIVVALIPWAIAMSVPLEILNVSGKAGLFAFYLYSIPIWNLIWSFKIKNKNKFSTFLTLQFLKI
- the eno gene encoding phosphopyruvate hydratase; this translates as MSDIIYIEGREILDSRGNPTVEVEVQLSDFSYGRACVPSGASTGEYEALEMRDGDKSRYMGKGVLKAVDQVNTVIAEELDGADALDQAEIDNMLLNLDGTENKSKLGANAMLGVSMAVARAAADSLGLPLYRYLGGVHAMQMPVPMANIINGGRHSDNKIDFQEYMIMPVGAPSIREGIRMTAEVFHALKDILKKDGHVTAVGDEGGFAPNIENVQALDYIMKAIEKADYKPGKDIVIALDCASSELFDAGGRKGYKFWKSEPSKILNADQMIDLFKDWINNYPIVSIEDPLDQNDWEGYAKMTKELGNRIQIVGDDFFVTNTKRLARGIEEGACNSILIKLNQIGTVTETIDAVRMAQKAGYTAVISHRSGETEDAFIADLAVALETGQIKTGSMSRSDRIAKYNQLMRIEDELGYNARYAGMATFANLIKNKR
- the fusA gene encoding elongation factor G, whose product is MGFTTDKIRTIAVAGHGQSGKTSLVEHLLYVSGLIDKAESVDSGKTVTDYSQEEIDRKISIYSTLVNLQKDDKLINIWDTPGASDFIGEVIAAFRSSESALIVLDGRSGVQIETIKYWRDLDRRNKPRLVFANKMDEGRADFDNCIADVKKQFQVDVFPVSFPMGLGGDFKGVVDVLHGKAYKIEGGKEVETEIPAEYQDKYKEALEVLAGAAAEGDEELLVKFIDEGELSPEEISRGLTLAMADNRIVPLFAGSALNNSGLTSLLRFISEILPSPEGALERGVTKEGEEISVKLDPSAPLSAIVVKTSNDQFSGRLSYVKVITGTLSADSEVFNLREEKKERVGKIYKILGKKLSEVKEIAAGDIGVLVKLASTKTNDTLAASADAVPFVRLRTPEPIYSLAVSAIDKKNDDKVSEQLFRACEEDMTLSFAFNAETKQNVLSGMGDLHTSIVLDKVKKQSKVEIQTSIPRIAYRETIQRKAQAEYTHKKQSGGHGQFGRVVLAIEALPRGEKYKFTNAVFGGAISKGYIPGVEKGVIEAMEKGVSAGYPVVDVAVTVLDGKEHPVDSSEMAFKIAARNAFKDAMRNAGPILLEPIMNLTVFVENSYLGDIMSDLSSRRGRILGQSSPASGIEEIRAQVPHKELLRYAIDLRSMTSGTGSFEMSFDHYDPISGKIADEIIAEAKAFMEEQEE
- a CDS encoding SUMF1/EgtB/PvdO family nonheme iron enzyme produces the protein MTKFKTNKKKAKAFTVKGAAVLITAAILAVGLLFTGCPNSAGGSGSGSSGGGGTPPTPPNVGSVEDTGDGFIKIIPPANGITGVAPNYDLPGSEAWWKGVFRAGRKVKLSPYKLGKTEVTYELWHSVLKWNTDNAKGYIFANQGREGSGGGEGTAPTDEGKNEPVTTISWRDCIVWCNAYTEKEKGIDACVYRNKDNHDLVLKDATAEAACDAAYAEMSKKGFRLPTEAEWEYAARWQGSDKTNAAQYGDVWLTKLNSASGAKKPIGFSGLTLPEGETWESLRDEVTRVAVYDEWWDGSNWVDQPTEVTKTAAVKSKAANAIGLYDMSGNVWEWCFDWYGSIGAGEVIDPQGAASGLNRVFRGGSWVNYALDCAVGVRDYGSPGRRNGILGFRLAWCP